From Halobacillus sp. Marseille-Q1614, the proteins below share one genomic window:
- a CDS encoding acetoin reductase, with protein MADQKVAVVTGSGQGIGKGIAQRLAGDGFIVVINDLDKETAEETANELKERGKECLAILGDVSNREDQFALVKQTVDQYGRLDVFVNNAGIDQVAPMLEVTEKDLEKIYRVNVFGVIYGMQAAAEQMKNQDGRGKIINACSIAGHKGYSLLSVYSSTKFAVRGLTQAAAQELAQFDINVNSYCPGIVGTSMWERIDEKMAHYMDLKPGEAFQKFSESITLGRTEEPEDVANFVSYLASSDSDYMTGQSILIDGGVEFI; from the coding sequence ATGGCTGACCAGAAAGTTGCAGTGGTTACAGGTTCCGGACAAGGTATTGGAAAAGGAATAGCACAAAGGCTTGCAGGTGATGGTTTCATTGTAGTGATTAACGATTTAGATAAGGAAACGGCTGAAGAAACAGCAAATGAATTGAAAGAGCGAGGGAAAGAATGTCTTGCTATTTTAGGTGATGTAAGCAATAGAGAAGATCAGTTTGCTTTGGTTAAACAAACAGTAGATCAATACGGCCGTCTAGACGTATTCGTCAATAATGCTGGAATTGATCAAGTCGCCCCCATGCTGGAAGTAACGGAAAAAGACCTCGAAAAAATTTATAGGGTGAATGTTTTTGGGGTGATCTATGGCATGCAAGCGGCCGCAGAACAAATGAAAAACCAAGATGGCCGCGGCAAGATTATTAATGCCTGCAGTATTGCCGGCCATAAGGGTTATAGTTTACTTAGTGTATATTCCTCAACGAAGTTCGCAGTCCGAGGGCTTACTCAAGCAGCAGCACAAGAACTTGCTCAATTTGATATTAACGTCAATTCCTACTGTCCTGGAATTGTAGGAACATCTATGTGGGAGCGGATTGATGAAAAAATGGCCCACTATATGGACCTTAAACCTGGAGAAGCTTTTCAGAAGTTTTCTGAATCCATAACTCTTGGCAGAACAGAAGAGCCGGAAGATGTGGCCAACTTTGTATCGTATCTGGCTTCTTCTGATTCTGATTACATGACAGGGCAATCCATCTTAATTGATGGAGGCGTAGAATTTATTTAA
- a CDS encoding dihydrolipoamide acetyltransferase family protein: protein MAEKVVMPKFGMSMKEGTVAEWLKRENEPVKKGEPIATISSEKLTNELEAPASGIVLKITADVDETINVGTTLAYIGEEGEDVNDNSEEPANQNSSEGSQGSAAVMTQAKPAAVTDTKRVKISPAAKKMAKINNVSINELKGTGPQGRITKQDVQDYMDSAPRIEEEDNNEEPVISEKTSKAVSVRGMRKVIAERMHQSLKESAQLTIMRKADITELLAIQKQAKSELQSTGSDFSLTLTAFIAKATVLALKKHKAANSSYINDEIHTYHQIHLGLATSLDEGLVVPVLFNADNHSVLSLAENIYSLSQKARDNQLSSDDMKGSTFTITNLGASGIEYFTPILNSPEAGILGVGAYQKNLVLRDGEVQERTELPLSLTFDHRVLDGDPASSFLTDIICYLEHPYQMLL from the coding sequence ATGGCAGAGAAAGTGGTGATGCCTAAGTTTGGAATGAGCATGAAGGAAGGCACCGTTGCCGAGTGGTTGAAACGGGAAAATGAACCAGTGAAAAAAGGGGAGCCGATTGCTACAATAAGCTCTGAGAAGTTAACGAATGAATTAGAAGCACCGGCCTCAGGGATCGTTTTAAAGATCACGGCTGACGTAGACGAAACGATAAACGTGGGAACTACATTAGCTTATATCGGAGAAGAAGGGGAAGATGTTAACGATAATTCCGAGGAGCCGGCAAATCAGAACTCTTCTGAGGGAAGCCAGGGTTCTGCAGCCGTCATGACTCAAGCCAAACCAGCGGCTGTTACTGATACAAAAAGGGTCAAAATTTCTCCGGCGGCTAAAAAAATGGCCAAGATAAATAATGTCTCTATCAACGAACTGAAAGGAACCGGACCTCAAGGACGGATTACGAAGCAGGATGTCCAGGACTATATGGACAGTGCTCCTAGGATCGAAGAGGAAGATAACAACGAGGAGCCTGTTATTTCTGAAAAAACGTCGAAAGCAGTTTCTGTAAGAGGAATGAGAAAAGTAATTGCAGAGAGAATGCATCAAAGTCTAAAGGAAAGTGCTCAGCTTACGATAATGAGAAAAGCGGATATAACCGAGCTTCTTGCCATTCAAAAACAGGCGAAATCAGAATTGCAATCCACCGGGTCTGACTTTTCTTTAACATTGACGGCTTTTATCGCAAAAGCCACTGTGCTAGCGCTTAAGAAGCATAAGGCTGCCAATAGTTCCTATATTAATGACGAAATCCATACGTATCATCAAATCCATCTGGGATTAGCCACGTCTCTCGATGAGGGGCTGGTCGTTCCTGTCTTATTTAATGCAGACAATCATTCGGTATTGTCTCTTGCTGAAAATATTTATTCGCTCAGTCAAAAAGCCAGGGATAACCAGCTTTCAAGTGACGATATGAAAGGGTCGACATTTACGATTACAAATTTGGGAGCTTCAGGGATCGAGTACTTTACACCGATACTAAACTCGCCTGAAGCAGGAATCTTAGGTGTAGGAGCTTATCAAAAGAATCTTGTATTGCGAGACGGCGAGGTGCAGGAAAGGACCGAATTGCCGCTTAGCTTAACCTTTGACCACCGAGTGCTTGATGGAGATCCAGCCAGCTCCTTTTTAACCGATATTATTTGTTACTTGGAACATCCTTACCAAATGCTGCTGTAG
- a CDS encoding thiamine pyrophosphate-dependent dehydrogenase E1 component subunit alpha has protein sequence MKVSEIQQSSLTSEKAKWMYQKMVEIRRFEDQVHETFSTGTIPGFVHLYAGEEAVAVGVCAHLDDKDYITSTHRGHGHCIAKGCDLKGMMAEIYGKSTGLCKGKGGSMHIADVSKGMLGANGIVGGGFPLAAGAGLTAKFKKTGGVAVCFFGDGANNHGTFHEGINQAAIWNLPVIFVAENNGYAEATPFEYASSCESIADRASAYNIPGETVDGKDTLAVYEAAQRAVERARRGEGPSLIECKTYRNYGHFEGDAQTYKLPEEREEHLEALDAIIMFRENLISSNLASEEDLHEIDDSVRQAIEDAVEFAEKSPMPEADQLTTDVYVNYIPGGEE, from the coding sequence ATGAAAGTGTCGGAAATCCAGCAAAGTTCTTTAACCTCAGAAAAAGCGAAGTGGATGTATCAGAAGATGGTGGAAATTCGTCGTTTTGAAGATCAAGTCCATGAAACATTCAGTACAGGAACAATCCCTGGCTTTGTGCATTTATATGCAGGGGAAGAAGCAGTAGCTGTAGGGGTATGTGCTCATTTGGATGATAAGGATTATATCACAAGTACACACCGTGGACATGGACATTGTATCGCCAAGGGCTGTGATCTAAAAGGAATGATGGCCGAAATCTACGGAAAATCGACAGGGCTTTGCAAAGGAAAAGGCGGGTCGATGCATATTGCTGATGTAAGTAAAGGAATGTTAGGAGCTAACGGAATTGTTGGCGGCGGCTTTCCGCTTGCTGCAGGCGCTGGCTTGACAGCCAAATTTAAAAAAACCGGAGGAGTGGCCGTTTGCTTCTTTGGGGATGGCGCGAATAACCATGGAACATTTCATGAAGGAATCAACCAGGCGGCCATCTGGAACCTGCCTGTCATTTTTGTGGCAGAGAATAACGGATATGCGGAAGCGACGCCATTTGAGTATGCTTCAAGCTGTGAATCGATTGCTGATCGAGCGAGTGCCTACAACATCCCTGGTGAAACAGTAGATGGAAAAGACACCCTTGCTGTTTATGAAGCGGCTCAGCGAGCTGTAGAGCGTGCGCGCAGAGGAGAAGGACCAAGCTTGATAGAGTGCAAGACTTATCGTAACTATGGACACTTTGAGGGTGATGCGCAGACTTATAAGCTGCCGGAGGAAAGAGAAGAGCATCTTGAAGCCCTCGATGCTATTATCATGTTCCGCGAGAATCTCATTTCTAGTAACTTAGCTTCCGAAGAAGATTTACATGAAATTGATGATAGTGTCCGCCAGGCTATTGAGGATGCCGTTGAATTTGCGGAGAAGAGTCCAATGCCGGAAGCGGATCAACTGACAACTGACGTTTATGTGAACTACATTCCAGGCGGGGAGGAATAA
- a CDS encoding sigma-54-dependent Fis family transcriptional regulator, with protein sequence MLDQTTKGDWKRFVQEGVLDESRINERIAASWNHCKQLGVDPYNGKGNQLLSLEELRKRRKENSRLMKLAEPFMKKLEVMYQDSNVVLLLIDREGYVLRMAGEKRVKAFAEDINFREGVQWTEEQVGTNAIGTALAIGESICIKGVEHFSVASQNWSCSASPIKDENGEVMGVLDISSPYIPDYHDHLLATVVSAAYAIETDWKNMMKEEELALINYGIKEEREGSDSFILYNRSNRIVYKSPAVTDHLPEQFQGDDAEFPKEINKFPVLSGETNDIIGHRISWTKKQLKEPAAHRRNTSFTFQGAVGKSHAFQSVLKRAEKAVHSSVTIHISGETGTGKEVMARSIHDSTNSKAPFVAVNCGALPENLLESELFGYVPGAFTDAQKGGYEGKIVQANGGTLFLDEMGDISLKTQVTLLRTLQEKQVVPLGGKKPIPVSFRLVTATNKNLGELVKNGTFREDLYYRIYVYPLHMPALRERVEDIPDLIRCYFQKRNWSFRWPDEAVKTLQNYHWPGNIRELFNVLEGVHTESGTLAPAVTQIESYIRKITPFEYEEREPADSLSYREQMEKDYIEKALKQHGGRVSAAAQQLNIPRSTFYRKLKKYKLDR encoded by the coding sequence GTGCTGGACCAAACTACAAAAGGAGATTGGAAACGCTTTGTGCAGGAAGGTGTATTGGATGAGTCACGGATAAACGAACGAATTGCAGCGTCCTGGAACCATTGTAAACAACTTGGCGTAGATCCTTACAATGGGAAAGGCAATCAATTATTGTCTTTAGAGGAGTTAAGAAAGAGGCGTAAAGAAAATAGTCGTTTAATGAAATTGGCCGAGCCCTTCATGAAAAAGCTTGAAGTGATGTACCAAGATTCTAACGTGGTTTTACTCCTGATCGACCGGGAGGGTTATGTCCTGCGTATGGCAGGCGAAAAAAGGGTGAAGGCTTTTGCGGAAGATATTAATTTCAGAGAGGGCGTTCAATGGACGGAAGAACAAGTGGGGACAAATGCGATTGGAACAGCCCTTGCGATTGGTGAATCGATTTGTATCAAGGGGGTGGAACACTTTTCGGTAGCTTCGCAGAATTGGAGCTGTTCGGCTTCGCCCATAAAAGATGAGAATGGTGAAGTGATGGGGGTCCTGGATATCTCTAGTCCCTATATTCCAGATTACCATGATCATTTATTAGCGACGGTGGTTTCGGCTGCCTATGCCATTGAAACAGATTGGAAGAATATGATGAAAGAGGAAGAGCTTGCTCTTATAAATTATGGGATAAAAGAAGAAAGGGAAGGATCAGACTCATTTATTCTGTATAATCGAAGCAATCGGATCGTCTATAAATCGCCTGCTGTAACAGATCATTTACCGGAACAGTTTCAAGGTGACGATGCTGAATTCCCTAAAGAGATCAATAAGTTTCCTGTTTTGTCTGGGGAGACAAACGATATTATTGGCCACCGGATTTCCTGGACGAAGAAGCAGTTAAAAGAACCTGCCGCTCATAGGCGGAATACATCATTTACCTTTCAAGGAGCCGTCGGGAAGAGCCATGCTTTTCAATCTGTTTTAAAACGAGCAGAAAAGGCAGTCCACTCTAGTGTAACCATCCATATTTCAGGAGAAACGGGAACAGGAAAAGAAGTGATGGCACGCTCTATCCATGATAGTACGAATTCGAAAGCTCCTTTTGTTGCTGTAAACTGTGGAGCATTACCTGAAAACCTGCTTGAAAGTGAACTGTTTGGGTATGTACCAGGTGCATTTACGGACGCTCAAAAAGGCGGGTATGAAGGTAAGATCGTACAGGCAAATGGAGGCACTCTTTTTTTAGATGAAATGGGGGATATCTCATTAAAAACACAAGTTACTCTGCTGCGTACATTACAAGAGAAGCAGGTGGTTCCACTCGGCGGGAAGAAACCAATTCCTGTTTCCTTTCGGCTTGTGACCGCTACGAATAAGAACCTTGGGGAACTTGTGAAAAATGGAACCTTTCGAGAAGATTTATATTACCGCATCTATGTATATCCACTCCACATGCCGGCTCTAAGAGAACGAGTAGAAGATATACCTGATCTGATCCGCTGCTATTTCCAAAAACGAAACTGGTCCTTCCGATGGCCAGATGAAGCGGTGAAGACATTGCAAAACTATCATTGGCCAGGTAACATACGTGAGCTTTTCAATGTATTAGAAGGCGTCCATACTGAGAGTGGCACGCTTGCACCGGCCGTTACCCAAATAGAGTCGTACATTCGGAAAATAACCCCTTTTGAATATGAGGAAAGAGAACCTGCTGATTCCTTATCTTATCGTGAGCAAATGGAGAAAGATTATATTGAGAAAGCCCTGAAGCAGCATGGAGGACGTGTTTCTGCGGCAGCTCAGCAGCTCAATATTCCCCGCAGCACTTTTTATCGGAAATTGAAGAAGTATAAGTTGGACAGATGA
- the lpdA gene encoding dihydrolipoyl dehydrogenase — MITTDVLIIGAGPGGYVAALRAAQLGKKVTIVEKAGLGGTCLNDGCIPSKALIEASHYAVLPNKAAQAGVLYGSVSVDFGNLQDWKNSIVHQLTSGVEGLLISRNVSIIKGEASFLDPYTVSIAGERETLVSFSNCIIASGSKPVNVPSFPFGDRILSSTEALSLNEKPSSLAIIGGGYIGIELGTVFANFGTQVTMFEGMNTILSGFSEDMSSLVYNELAAKDNVTIHTNAKVNSIERKSEEVVIEAEVDGDLKKANADYALVTVGRKPNTDQLQLEKAGVHITERGYIPIDTECRTNKSHIFAIGDITPGQALAHRASLQGKMAAEAINGDAIDATDYVIPAVVFSDPPLAVVGPSEAELNKAGWEFEVHKFPFNHNGRALTLREDKGFVKLMIDPRDQTILSAEVAGQGAPELINELSLSIQSGLTAEDVSLVVHAHPTLGESILEAADKAIGFPVHSL, encoded by the coding sequence ATGATAACTACGGATGTTCTTATTATCGGGGCTGGGCCAGGCGGGTACGTGGCGGCGCTTCGAGCTGCCCAGTTAGGAAAGAAGGTTACGATTGTAGAAAAAGCAGGGCTTGGAGGGACATGTTTAAATGATGGATGTATTCCCTCCAAAGCCCTTATAGAAGCAAGCCATTATGCGGTTCTGCCAAATAAAGCGGCACAAGCAGGCGTGCTTTACGGGAGTGTGTCGGTTGATTTTGGAAACCTGCAGGATTGGAAGAATTCGATCGTCCATCAATTGACGAGTGGTGTGGAAGGACTTCTGATCAGCAGGAATGTTTCTATTATAAAAGGAGAGGCTTCTTTCCTGGACCCTTATACAGTATCGATAGCGGGAGAGAGAGAAACGTTAGTATCTTTTTCAAACTGTATTATCGCTTCAGGATCTAAGCCTGTAAACGTGCCGTCTTTTCCATTCGGTGATCGTATTCTTTCTTCGACAGAAGCCCTTTCTTTAAATGAAAAGCCCTCCTCGTTAGCTATCATTGGGGGAGGATACATTGGAATCGAACTTGGAACGGTGTTTGCTAACTTCGGAACGCAAGTAACTATGTTTGAGGGAATGAACACCATTTTATCAGGGTTTTCCGAGGATATGTCCTCTCTCGTATATAACGAACTTGCCGCAAAAGATAATGTCACGATCCATACCAATGCAAAAGTGAACAGCATCGAAAGAAAAAGTGAAGAGGTCGTGATTGAAGCCGAAGTTGACGGAGATCTTAAAAAGGCAAATGCAGACTATGCCCTGGTCACTGTCGGCAGGAAACCAAATACCGACCAATTACAACTGGAAAAGGCGGGTGTCCATATCACGGAAAGAGGCTATATTCCAATAGATACGGAGTGCCGGACGAACAAATCTCATATATTCGCTATAGGAGATATAACGCCTGGGCAGGCACTTGCTCACCGTGCATCGCTGCAAGGGAAAATGGCAGCAGAAGCCATCAATGGGGATGCAATTGATGCTACCGATTACGTTATTCCAGCGGTGGTGTTCTCAGATCCGCCACTTGCTGTCGTTGGCCCCTCTGAAGCCGAACTTAATAAAGCCGGCTGGGAGTTCGAGGTTCATAAATTCCCTTTCAACCATAATGGCAGAGCATTGACGCTTAGGGAGGATAAAGGATTCGTGAAATTAATGATCGACCCTCGAGACCAAACGATCTTAAGTGCTGAGGTTGCGGGTCAAGGAGCTCCTGAATTAATTAATGAACTTTCCCTAAGCATTCAGTCTGGTTTGACGGCAGAAGATGTCTCCCTTGTCGTACATGCTCATCCTACATTAGGTGAGAGTATTCTGGAGGCTGCAGACAAAGCAATAGGATTCCCTGTTCATAGTTTATAA
- a CDS encoding alpha-ketoacid dehydrogenase subunit beta — translation MGREITFADAVNEAIRETMRNDENVILLGEDVAGGAEVDHLQDEDAWGGVMGVTNGLVQEFGRDRILDTPIAEAGYVGAAVSAAATGMRPIAELMFNDFIGSCLDEVMNQGAKLRYMFGGHAKIPLVIRTMHGAGFRAAAQHSQSLYGMFTAIPGVKVVVPSSPADAKGLLISAIEDDDMVVFFEDKTLYNVKGEVPEGHYTIPIGKADIKRQGDDLTIVAIGKQVQTALDAAEKLASKGIEAEVVDPRSLSPLDENTILKSVQKTSRLIIVDEANPRCSAATDISALVADKGFDFLDAPIKMVTAPHSPVPFSPALEDLYLPSPEKILAVVAELIDDESIVAI, via the coding sequence ATGGGCAGAGAAATTACTTTTGCTGATGCTGTTAATGAAGCCATCCGGGAAACTATGAGAAACGATGAAAATGTGATCTTGCTTGGAGAGGACGTAGCAGGCGGAGCAGAAGTTGATCACCTTCAAGATGAAGATGCATGGGGAGGCGTTATGGGGGTCACGAATGGGCTTGTCCAGGAGTTTGGGAGAGATCGTATCCTTGATACTCCCATTGCAGAAGCCGGATATGTGGGAGCTGCCGTCAGTGCTGCAGCTACAGGAATGCGCCCGATTGCCGAATTGATGTTCAATGACTTCATCGGCAGCTGTCTTGATGAAGTGATGAACCAGGGAGCGAAATTAAGATACATGTTTGGCGGTCATGCCAAAATTCCGCTGGTCATTCGCACGATGCACGGAGCGGGCTTTCGAGCTGCAGCTCAGCATTCGCAAAGTCTCTACGGCATGTTCACTGCTATTCCGGGAGTTAAGGTGGTTGTGCCTTCATCACCTGCTGACGCGAAAGGGCTGTTGATATCAGCCATTGAAGATGACGATATGGTTGTATTTTTTGAAGATAAAACGCTCTATAACGTAAAAGGCGAAGTACCAGAAGGACATTATACGATTCCGATCGGTAAAGCTGACATCAAGCGTCAAGGAGACGACCTGACGATTGTCGCGATTGGCAAACAAGTACAGACAGCGCTTGATGCAGCTGAGAAACTCGCGAGCAAAGGGATAGAAGCGGAAGTTGTGGATCCCCGCAGTCTATCACCACTAGATGAGAATACGATATTAAAGTCTGTGCAAAAAACAAGCAGGCTGATCATTGTAGATGAAGCTAATCCGCGCTGCAGCGCAGCAACCGATATTTCTGCCTTAGTAGCGGATAAAGGCTTCGACTTTTTGGATGCACCAATCAAAATGGTTACTGCTCCCCACAGCCCTGTACCGTTCTCGCCAGCTTTAGAGGATTTATATTTGCCATCACCAGAGAAGATTTTAGCCGTAGTTGCCGAACTCATTGATGATGAATCAATTGTAGCTATTTAA